A region of the Rhizobium binae genome:
CCTCAAGGCCTGCATTCCGGACGGGGCGCTGGTCACCCGGCACGACGGCGACGAATTCGCCTTCGTGCTGCCGTTGATCTTCGAGCGGGCGAGTGCGGAGAAATTCGGCCAGATGATCCGCGAGGTGCTGTCGGCGCCCTATGATCTCGGCGACCGCAACGTCCGTCTCTCCGCCGCCTTCGGCTTTGCCATCTACCCCTTTGCCGGAGAGGACTGCGAGGAACTGCTGAAGAGCGCCGAAACCGCGCTCTATCGCTCCAAGCGCCGCGGCCGCGGCCAGATCACTGTCTATTCGCGTGAGATCGCCCAGGAGATGAAGCGCGCCACGCAGTTGGAGCAGGCGCTGAGAAACGCCATCATCTCAGACGCGATCGACGTGCATTTCCAGCCGATCGTCTCGTTATCAAACAATCAGGTCGTCGGCTTCGAGGCGCTGGCGCGCTGGAACGATCCCGATCTCGGCTTCGTTTCGCCCGGCGTCTTCGTGCCGCTTGCCGAAGAGCGCGGTTTCATTGACGCCTTGTCGGAAACGCTGCTGCGCAAGGCCGCCGAAGCAGCGCTTTCCTGGCCGCGCGACCTTTTTCTGTCGTTCAATCTTTCTTCGGCGCAACTGATGGACCCGGGCACGAGCGGCAGCATCCTGTCGATCCTGGGCCGGGTCGGCCTGGATCCGCATCGTCTGGAGCTGGAGATCACCGAGACGGCGGTGATGGGATCGGCCGACACCGCCCACCGCATCATCGCCGATCTGCGCGCCGCCGGCGTGCGCATTTCGCTCGACGATTTCGGCACCGGCCAGTCGAGCCTCGGACGCCTGCGCGACTTCATCTTCGACAAGATCAAGATCGACCGTGCCTTCGTTTCGCGCATCAATTCCGACCGCGCCTCCGAACACATCATCAAGGCGATCCTTGCCATGTGCGACGGCCTGGAACTGGAAGTGGTGGCCGAGGGAATAGAAGATTACGCCGAGGCGGTGAAACTGCGCACGCTCGGCTGCGGCATGGGCCAGGGCTATCATTTCGGCCGCCCGGCCGACGGCATTGCCACGTTGCGCTTCCTGCACGAGAACTACTACGACACGGCAATCACCGAGCGCGTCAGCGCATAAGCAATTCCAGCAAAAGTGCGCAGCGGTTTTGCGTCCGGAACTGCGCAGAGCAGGCAAACCAAATTCCAGCAAAAGTGCGCAGCGGTTTTGCGTCCGCAATTGCGCAGAGCAGGCAAACCAAATTCCAGCAAAAGTGTGCCGCGGTCTTGCCCTCGCAATCAGGTGAAGTAGAAAAGCGATGGCGCCCCTAGGAGCGCCATCGCCTACGCTATACTACCGCGCGCGGTTTACTTAGGCGTGGTCGAGCCGGTTGCCGTCGTATCGGTACCCGTTGCGGCCGGGGCCTTTTCGGCGGCCTGCATTGCCAGCGTCTTGAACTCAGGCGCGGCCTTCAGCGACTCAGCGGTTTCGCTGGTCGTCAGCTTGAGGCTGCCGTCCTGGGTGTTCTGGGCAACGGTGATCTTTTCCATCGGAACTGCGACATCCTTTTCGCCGATGCCGAGGAAGCCGCCGACGCCGACGATTGCGGCGACGATGCCGCCGTCCTTCTTCAGAATCAGGTCGTTGATGCTGCCGATGCTTTCGTTGTTGCCGTTATAGACCGACTGGCCGATATAGGAGTTGGCGCTGATCTGATCCGGAGCCTGCTCCGTCAGATAGGTGGCCTGAGCCATATCCGTGCTCGGTTTTGCGGCCGGAGCCTGCGCAGCATCGCCTGCGGGCTTGGTCACGTCAGGGGTGACCGGCTTCGGTGCAGCCGGATCGGCCGGCGCTGCCTGATTGGTCGCGGCGGGATCCGCAGGCTGCGGCGCGGTCTGCGAGAATGCCGCCGGTGCGAAAGCCGTGGCAAACAGGGCGCCAGCGGCAACGGTCGTCAAAAACTTGCGTGTCATGTCGAACCTACTTTCATTTCCCTAGTGTGAGCGCTGACCCGGCAATGATCCTTGCCGTGCCGGTTCGTAGGGAAAATGAGCGGTGCGCTGATTGGTTCCGATTGAAAACACGGAAAATTTCTCGATTTTCACGGAACTTTTATCGATGAATGGTGGCCGAAACGAAAAGGCGCCCCCGCTCGGGAGCGCCTTGAATGGTGGTCGCCAGAGGCCGTCTCAGATCACATAGGGGGGATCGAACACGCCCTTGACCTCGATGCCGAGTTCGAGCAGCGCGCCGGCCGAGGGCTGGGCCGAACGGGCATCCTCGTCGAGCCCTTCCCAGGCTGTCGTCACCGCGAGCCGGTCGGCATTGACGCCGATGAAGGCCGGGCAGGATGGCTGGACCGCGGGAACCTTGTAGCGCGAGATGCGCAGCCCATCGGGGTTGTAACGATCGACGACGCCGGCACCCCAGCGGGCATTCCAGATATAGCCGTCGGCATCGACCACCGAGCCATCGAT
Encoded here:
- a CDS encoding putative bifunctional diguanylate cyclase/phosphodiesterase, which gives rise to MMKSAETASLAVSHSELQAMAYTDPLTGLGNRNRMREKVLQISAERASDPAPFTIGIANLDSFKPINDLFGSSAGDEILCQVAHRLKACIPDGALVTRHDGDEFAFVLPLIFERASAEKFGQMIREVLSAPYDLGDRNVRLSAAFGFAIYPFAGEDCEELLKSAETALYRSKRRGRGQITVYSREIAQEMKRATQLEQALRNAIISDAIDVHFQPIVSLSNNQVVGFEALARWNDPDLGFVSPGVFVPLAEERGFIDALSETLLRKAAEAALSWPRDLFLSFNLSSAQLMDPGTSGSILSILGRVGLDPHRLELEITETAVMGSADTAHRIIADLRAAGVRISLDDFGTGQSSLGRLRDFIFDKIKIDRAFVSRINSDRASEHIIKAILAMCDGLELEVVAEGIEDYAEAVKLRTLGCGMGQGYHFGRPADGIATLRFLHENYYDTAITERVSA
- a CDS encoding PRC-barrel domain-containing protein, whose translation is MTRKFLTTVAAGALFATAFAPAAFSQTAPQPADPAATNQAAPADPAAPKPVTPDVTKPAGDAAQAPAAKPSTDMAQATYLTEQAPDQISANSYIGQSVYNGNNESIGSINDLILKKDGGIVAAIVGVGGFLGIGEKDVAVPMEKITVAQNTQDGSLKLTTSETAESLKAAPEFKTLAMQAAEKAPAATGTDTTATGSTTPK